The Thermodesulfovibrionales bacterium genome contains a region encoding:
- a CDS encoding acetate--CoA ligase family protein, whose protein sequence is MVEEILKTFLGRNKSKEIFLEHDVKGLLKEVGIPIPKGVFMGGGPEIPSLRDLRFPLVAKVSSSSIASKSDIKGVRLGLNSMQDVENAVSELLKIEGVEGVLIEEMAEQGREVI, encoded by the coding sequence GATTCTGAAAACCTTTCTTGGACGGAACAAGTCGAAAGAAATCTTTCTTGAACATGACGTGAAAGGGCTTCTAAAGGAGGTTGGGATTCCTATCCCGAAGGGAGTATTCATGGGAGGAGGTCCCGAAATTCCGTCTTTGCGTGATCTGCGGTTTCCGCTCGTCGCAAAGGTCTCTTCATCCTCGATCGCATCGAAGAGCGACATCAAGGGAGTCAGGCTAGGCTTGAATAGCATGCAGGACGTGGAGAATGCCGTGTCGGAGCTTCTGAAGATTGAGGGTGTGGAAGGGGTGCTCATCGAGGAGATGGCGGAGCAGGGACGGGAGGTCATT